In Fibrobacter sp., a single genomic region encodes these proteins:
- a CDS encoding polysaccharide biosynthesis C-terminal domain-containing protein yields MSNLETDSKFLKKGVIVNIIGTILKVCGPLLTILLARIFGPAEFGVFVSTQTLLLTLSRSSTLGLDKGLYWFLPQNKLNNRPDHEGIMESFWISAFVALVMTLVIFAGSHTPLISEELPWYAISLVFYATSYVLSNTSESNRKPQVAIFINSFFVAVLSPASSIAMHFMGIPHALPLGLLVGQFCGFLMHWKLVRKQFDKMPLWPAKRISKTLLLYSLPLGFNEFVSSFLIRSGLWMVMLFLGPEMAGAYGIMVTVSNALQTIRVGFNPILTPVIAGMDKSRLHTDLKPVFTYCVTMITLIQLVIGFFIVLFPEQILSIAGSDFIVQPETLGILLFVHLLAGFFGLTTNIMNGIGKSFYTLKMNIVSLGVALLSGYLLVPTLGLVGAALSMLIYNVVAMIWNNVYLAYLKLWPYSAKLWSQIVWMFGLIGFYVLLNLKIFTLSIPEKIIAYVVILGALGLQWKMQKKRLESDRNASKRH; encoded by the coding sequence ATGAGTAATTTGGAAACAGATAGTAAGTTCCTTAAGAAAGGTGTTATCGTCAACATTATTGGTACCATCCTTAAGGTTTGTGGCCCTCTCCTGACCATCCTTCTGGCTCGAATTTTCGGCCCAGCCGAATTCGGTGTCTTTGTTTCCACCCAAACGCTGCTCTTGACCTTGTCTCGCTCTTCAACATTGGGCCTGGACAAGGGCCTTTACTGGTTCCTGCCACAGAACAAGTTGAACAACCGCCCTGACCACGAAGGAATTATGGAATCCTTCTGGATTTCAGCCTTTGTTGCCTTGGTCATGACTCTGGTCATTTTTGCTGGCTCCCACACGCCCTTGATTTCCGAGGAACTGCCTTGGTACGCCATTTCCCTGGTATTCTACGCCACTTCCTATGTGCTGAGCAATACCTCCGAAAGCAATAGAAAGCCTCAGGTAGCTATCTTTATCAATTCCTTCTTTGTGGCAGTTCTATCTCCGGCGTCTTCCATTGCAATGCACTTTATGGGGATTCCCCACGCACTTCCCTTGGGCCTTTTGGTGGGGCAGTTCTGCGGCTTCCTGATGCACTGGAAATTGGTTCGGAAGCAGTTCGATAAGATGCCTCTGTGGCCAGCAAAACGCATTTCCAAGACCTTGTTACTTTATTCGTTACCGCTGGGTTTCAACGAGTTTGTTTCTTCCTTCTTGATTCGTTCCGGCCTTTGGATGGTTATGCTTTTCCTTGGTCCCGAAATGGCTGGCGCCTACGGCATCATGGTAACGGTTTCCAACGCCTTGCAGACCATTCGCGTTGGCTTCAATCCTATTCTAACCCCCGTCATTGCTGGGATGGACAAGTCCAGGCTTCATACGGATCTTAAGCCGGTGTTCACTTATTGCGTGACCATGATTACCTTGATCCAGTTGGTCATTGGCTTCTTTATAGTGCTGTTCCCGGAACAGATTTTGAGTATTGCCGGTAGCGATTTTATTGTGCAACCGGAGACTCTTGGTATCCTTCTTTTTGTCCATTTGCTTGCTGGATTTTTTGGCCTTACCACCAATATTATGAATGGCATCGGTAAGAGTTTTTACACCCTGAAAATGAACATCGTTTCGCTAGGTGTGGCGTTGCTTTCTGGCTATCTTCTGGTGCCAACCTTGGGCCTTGTGGGTGCAGCACTTTCCATGCTGATTTATAACGTGGTGGCCATGATTTGGAACAACGTATACCTGGCCTATCTAAAGCTTTGGCCCTACTCCGCAAAGCTCTGGTCCCAGATTGTCTGGATGTTTGGCTTGATTGGTTTTTATGTGCTTTTGAACCTCAAGATCTTTACCCTTTCCATCCCGGAAAAGATCATTGCCTATGTGGTGATTTTAGGGGCTCTTGGACTGCAGTGGAAAATGCAGAAAAAGCGTTTGGAAAGCGACAGGAACGCATCCAAACGCCACTAA
- a CDS encoding UbiD family decarboxylase — MYKNLEQALLDLEKAGLLKRIHQEVDPNLEMAEIARQAFEMGGPALLFEHVKGSPFRAACNIFGTEERMNFLFRKSLKGTQTAVLFKSNPVEFFKSPNPAKLLRAACTGLNALPCRSGSIKDFQECTLADLPQLKSWPMDGGAFITLPQVATRPAENASVMTTNVGMYRIQISGNEYGNGTNGTDVECGLHYQIKRDIARHHRKAIEEGRPLKVSVFIGGPPAHTVAAVMPMPENLSELVFAGMLGGRRFRYFIHDGYLVSSDADFCILGEVEPELKPEGPFGDHIGYYSDKHNFPCLKVTKVLCKKNAIYPFTVVGRPPQEDTLFGSFIHQVTKPMVPASIPGLHAVHAVDAAGVHPLCLALASERFLPYAKPEDREPMELLKTANALLGFNQASLSKYLLIAAKEDEAIDGAGNRKPINVNDVPAFFAHVLERIDLRRDLHFQTSTTIDTLDYSGTSLNHGSKLVMAAAGVKRRDLRNNPEDLASLKLPGVTAVQIPMAGVLTIQAPAFEGNERNAYMEQLAAAFKAWPYKENYPWVTVIDSNPVLDASLDGQKLADFLWLTFTRSDPAQDIFGVDVSISNKHWGCSAPMIVDARIKPHHQKALTLPAEITERARRILESELK; from the coding sequence ATGTACAAGAACCTTGAACAGGCTCTGCTGGATCTTGAAAAAGCAGGCTTATTGAAGCGCATCCACCAGGAAGTGGATCCCAATCTAGAAATGGCGGAAATTGCCAGGCAGGCCTTCGAAATGGGAGGCCCGGCCCTACTGTTTGAACATGTGAAGGGAAGCCCCTTTAGAGCCGCCTGCAATATCTTCGGAACCGAAGAGCGCATGAACTTTCTGTTTCGCAAGAGCCTCAAGGGAACGCAGACCGCCGTTCTGTTCAAGTCCAATCCGGTTGAATTTTTCAAAAGTCCAAACCCGGCTAAACTGCTGAGGGCCGCCTGCACAGGCCTCAACGCCCTCCCCTGCCGATCCGGCTCCATCAAGGATTTCCAGGAATGTACTTTGGCGGACCTTCCCCAGCTTAAGAGCTGGCCTATGGACGGCGGCGCCTTTATTACACTGCCCCAGGTCGCAACGCGCCCCGCTGAAAACGCAAGCGTCATGACCACCAACGTAGGCATGTACCGCATCCAGATTTCTGGAAACGAATACGGCAACGGCACGAACGGAACTGACGTAGAATGCGGTCTCCATTACCAGATTAAGCGAGATATTGCAAGGCACCACCGTAAGGCCATCGAAGAAGGCCGCCCCCTTAAGGTAAGCGTCTTTATTGGAGGCCCTCCTGCACATACCGTAGCAGCGGTGATGCCCATGCCCGAGAACCTGTCCGAACTTGTATTCGCAGGAATGCTCGGTGGCAGACGCTTCCGCTATTTTATTCACGATGGATACCTTGTTTCCAGCGACGCAGACTTCTGCATTCTGGGAGAAGTAGAACCAGAGCTGAAGCCGGAAGGCCCCTTCGGGGACCATATCGGGTATTACTCCGACAAGCATAACTTCCCCTGCCTCAAGGTAACAAAGGTTCTCTGCAAGAAGAACGCCATCTACCCCTTTACGGTTGTAGGGCGGCCGCCTCAAGAAGACACCTTGTTCGGAAGTTTCATCCATCAGGTGACAAAGCCCATGGTACCGGCCTCCATTCCTGGACTTCACGCGGTTCACGCGGTTGACGCAGCCGGCGTCCACCCTCTTTGCCTCGCACTTGCAAGCGAACGATTCCTGCCCTACGCCAAGCCCGAAGACAGGGAACCTATGGAACTTCTCAAGACGGCAAACGCCCTATTGGGATTTAATCAGGCAAGCCTTAGCAAGTACCTGCTGATTGCAGCCAAGGAAGACGAGGCCATCGATGGCGCAGGAAACCGTAAGCCAATCAACGTCAACGACGTCCCGGCGTTCTTCGCCCACGTTCTAGAACGTATAGACCTTAGGCGAGATCTGCATTTCCAGACCTCTACCACCATCGATACGCTGGATTATTCGGGCACCAGCCTGAATCACGGTTCCAAGCTGGTGATGGCTGCCGCCGGCGTCAAGCGCAGGGACCTTCGTAACAATCCCGAAGACTTGGCAAGCCTCAAACTTCCAGGCGTCACCGCGGTACAAATCCCGATGGCCGGCGTCCTTACGATTCAAGCCCCCGCTTTCGAGGGGAACGAACGTAACGCTTACATGGAGCAACTTGCCGCAGCCTTCAAGGCATGGCCATACAAAGAAAACTACCCGTGGGTAACAGTCATCGACAGCAATCCTGTGCTGGACGCGTCTCTTGACGGCCAAAAGCTGGCAGACTTCCTCTGGCTAACCTTCACCCGCTCCGACCCCGCTCAAGACATCTTCGGCGTAGACGTTTCCATCAGCAATAAGCACTGGGGCTGCAGCGCCCCCATGATCGTTGACGCCCGCATCAAGCCACACCACCAGAAGGCACTAACGCTTCCCGCAGAAATCACGGAGCGGGCACGCCGTATTCTTGAATCGGAGTTGAAGTAA